The Synchiropus splendidus isolate RoL2022-P1 chromosome 11, RoL_Sspl_1.0, whole genome shotgun sequence genome contains a region encoding:
- the htr4 gene encoding 5-hydroxytryptamine receptor 4 isoform X4: MPKRMALICFLSLVMLMSILGNLLVMVAVCKDRQLRKIKTNYFIVSLAFADLLVSVLVMPFGAIELVHQHWIYGETFCLVRTSLDVLLTTASILHLCCIALDRYYAICCQPLVYRNKMTPMRVTLMIGGCWCIPTFISFLPIMQGWNSIGIDHVIEQRRNMEGSNSTSCVFMVNKPYALTCSVVAFYIPLVLMVLAYQRIYITARAHALQISMLQRAGGASSSAPGTSGLVAAPDSADHQRNHRMRTETKAAKTLCIIMGCFCLCWAPFFVTNVVDPFIDYTVPDKLWAACLWLGYINSMLNPILYAFLNKSFRRAFLIILCCGRKRYRRPSILGTGAACTTTQINGSTHVLKYTVLHNGLHAELEKKSLHSDIESHESCL, encoded by the exons ATGCCCAAGCGGATGGCTCtcatctgcttcctgtctctggTCATGCTGATGAGCATCCTGGGAAACCTGCTGGTCATGGTGGCCGTCTGCAAGGACCGACAACTCAG GAAAATCAAGACCAACTACTTCATCGTGTCTCTGGCGTTCGCCGACTTGCTGGTGTCGGTGCTGGTGATGCCGTTCGGTGCCATCGAGCTGGTGCACCAGCACTGGATCTACGGCGAGACCTTCTGTCTGGTCCGAACATCTctggacgtcctgctgaccaccGCGTCCATCCTCCACCTGTGCTGCATCGCCCTGGACAG GTACTACGCCATCTGCTGTCAGCCTCTGGTCTACCGCAACAAAATGACGCCGATGAGAGTCACGTTGATGAtcggaggctgctggtgtatTCCCACCTTCATCTCCTTCCTGCCCATAATGCAGGGGTGGAACAGTATCGGCATTGACCACGTG ATCGAGCAGAGACGAAACATGGAAGGCAGCAACTCCACCTCCTGCGTCTTCATGGTCAACAAGCCGTACGCCCTCACCTGCTCAGTGGTGGCCTTCTACATCCCCCTGGTCCTCATGGTGCTGGCCTACCAGAGGATCTACATCACCGCGCGAGCGCACGCCCTTCAAATCAGCATGCTGCAGCGGGCAGGTGGCGCCAGCTCCAGTGCGCCCGGCACCTCTGGACTTGTGGCGGCGCCGGACTCCGCCGACCATCAGAGGAATCATAGGATGAGGACTGAAACCAAAGCGGCAAAGACGCTGTGTATTATTATGGGCTGTTTCTGCCTCTGCTGGGCGCCCTTCTTTGTCACGAACGTGGTGGACCCGTTTATAGACTACACAGTGCCGGACAAGCTGTGGGCCGCCTGCCTCTGGCTCGGCTACATTAACTCCATGCTCAACCCCATCCTTTACGCCTTCCTCAACAAGTCCTTCCGTCGTgccttcctcatcatcctgtgctgtgggaggaaacggTACCGCAGGCCGTCCATACTCGGAACCGGAGCTGCATGTACGACGACGCAGATCAACGGCTCTACACATGTACTCAA
- the htr4 gene encoding 5-hydroxytryptamine receptor 4 isoform X1: protein MSASAAGQMPVMEKPVSESNTMPKRMALICFLSLVMLMSILGNLLVMVAVCKDRQLRKIKTNYFIVSLAFADLLVSVLVMPFGAIELVHQHWIYGETFCLVRTSLDVLLTTASILHLCCIALDRYYAICCQPLVYRNKMTPMRVTLMIGGCWCIPTFISFLPIMQGWNSIGIDHVIEQRRNMEGSNSTSCVFMVNKPYALTCSVVAFYIPLVLMVLAYQRIYITARAHALQISMLQRAGGASSSAPGTSGLVAAPDSADHQRNHRMRTETKAAKTLCIIMGCFCLCWAPFFVTNVVDPFIDYTVPDKLWAACLWLGYINSMLNPILYAFLNKSFRRAFLIILCCGRKRYRRPSILGTGAACTTTQINGSTHVLKYTVLHNGLHAELEKKSLHSDIESHESCL from the exons ATGAGCGCCAGCGCTGCAGGCCAGATGCCGGTGATGGAGAAGCCTGTCAGTGAGAG CAACACCATGCCCAAGCGGATGGCTCtcatctgcttcctgtctctggTCATGCTGATGAGCATCCTGGGAAACCTGCTGGTCATGGTGGCCGTCTGCAAGGACCGACAACTCAG GAAAATCAAGACCAACTACTTCATCGTGTCTCTGGCGTTCGCCGACTTGCTGGTGTCGGTGCTGGTGATGCCGTTCGGTGCCATCGAGCTGGTGCACCAGCACTGGATCTACGGCGAGACCTTCTGTCTGGTCCGAACATCTctggacgtcctgctgaccaccGCGTCCATCCTCCACCTGTGCTGCATCGCCCTGGACAG GTACTACGCCATCTGCTGTCAGCCTCTGGTCTACCGCAACAAAATGACGCCGATGAGAGTCACGTTGATGAtcggaggctgctggtgtatTCCCACCTTCATCTCCTTCCTGCCCATAATGCAGGGGTGGAACAGTATCGGCATTGACCACGTG ATCGAGCAGAGACGAAACATGGAAGGCAGCAACTCCACCTCCTGCGTCTTCATGGTCAACAAGCCGTACGCCCTCACCTGCTCAGTGGTGGCCTTCTACATCCCCCTGGTCCTCATGGTGCTGGCCTACCAGAGGATCTACATCACCGCGCGAGCGCACGCCCTTCAAATCAGCATGCTGCAGCGGGCAGGTGGCGCCAGCTCCAGTGCGCCCGGCACCTCTGGACTTGTGGCGGCGCCGGACTCCGCCGACCATCAGAGGAATCATAGGATGAGGACTGAAACCAAAGCGGCAAAGACGCTGTGTATTATTATGGGCTGTTTCTGCCTCTGCTGGGCGCCCTTCTTTGTCACGAACGTGGTGGACCCGTTTATAGACTACACAGTGCCGGACAAGCTGTGGGCCGCCTGCCTCTGGCTCGGCTACATTAACTCCATGCTCAACCCCATCCTTTACGCCTTCCTCAACAAGTCCTTCCGTCGTgccttcctcatcatcctgtgctgtgggaggaaacggTACCGCAGGCCGTCCATACTCGGAACCGGAGCTGCATGTACGACGACGCAGATCAACGGCTCTACACATGTACTCAA
- the htr4 gene encoding 5-hydroxytryptamine receptor 4 isoform X2: protein MSASAAGQMPVMEKPVSESNTMPKRMALICFLSLVMLMSILGNLLVMVAVCKDRQLRKIKTNYFIVSLAFADLLVSVLVMPFGAIELVHQHWIYGETFCLVRTSLDVLLTTASILHLCCIALDRYYAICCQPLVYRNKMTPMRVTLMIGGCWCIPTFISFLPIMQGWNSIGIDHVIEQRRNMEGSNSTSCVFMVNKPYALTCSVVAFYIPLVLMVLAYQRIYITARAHALQISMLQRAGGASSSAPGTSGLVAAPDSADHQRNHRMRTETKAAKTLCIIMGCFCLCWAPFFVTNVVDPFIDYTVPDKLWAACLWLGYINSMLNPILYAFLNKSFRRAFLIILCCGRKRYRRPSILGTGAACTTTQINGSTHVLKSRLQWRLLSPLVQEVTKELIS from the exons ATGAGCGCCAGCGCTGCAGGCCAGATGCCGGTGATGGAGAAGCCTGTCAGTGAGAG CAACACCATGCCCAAGCGGATGGCTCtcatctgcttcctgtctctggTCATGCTGATGAGCATCCTGGGAAACCTGCTGGTCATGGTGGCCGTCTGCAAGGACCGACAACTCAG GAAAATCAAGACCAACTACTTCATCGTGTCTCTGGCGTTCGCCGACTTGCTGGTGTCGGTGCTGGTGATGCCGTTCGGTGCCATCGAGCTGGTGCACCAGCACTGGATCTACGGCGAGACCTTCTGTCTGGTCCGAACATCTctggacgtcctgctgaccaccGCGTCCATCCTCCACCTGTGCTGCATCGCCCTGGACAG GTACTACGCCATCTGCTGTCAGCCTCTGGTCTACCGCAACAAAATGACGCCGATGAGAGTCACGTTGATGAtcggaggctgctggtgtatTCCCACCTTCATCTCCTTCCTGCCCATAATGCAGGGGTGGAACAGTATCGGCATTGACCACGTG ATCGAGCAGAGACGAAACATGGAAGGCAGCAACTCCACCTCCTGCGTCTTCATGGTCAACAAGCCGTACGCCCTCACCTGCTCAGTGGTGGCCTTCTACATCCCCCTGGTCCTCATGGTGCTGGCCTACCAGAGGATCTACATCACCGCGCGAGCGCACGCCCTTCAAATCAGCATGCTGCAGCGGGCAGGTGGCGCCAGCTCCAGTGCGCCCGGCACCTCTGGACTTGTGGCGGCGCCGGACTCCGCCGACCATCAGAGGAATCATAGGATGAGGACTGAAACCAAAGCGGCAAAGACGCTGTGTATTATTATGGGCTGTTTCTGCCTCTGCTGGGCGCCCTTCTTTGTCACGAACGTGGTGGACCCGTTTATAGACTACACAGTGCCGGACAAGCTGTGGGCCGCCTGCCTCTGGCTCGGCTACATTAACTCCATGCTCAACCCCATCCTTTACGCCTTCCTCAACAAGTCCTTCCGTCGTgccttcctcatcatcctgtgctgtgggaggaaacggTACCGCAGGCCGTCCATACTCGGAACCGGAGCTGCATGTACGACGACGCAGATCAACGGCTCTACACATGTACTCAA GTCCCGTCTTCAATGGCGTTTGTTATCGCCTCTTGTACAGGAGGTGACGAAGGAGCTCATTTCCTGA
- the htr4 gene encoding 5-hydroxytryptamine receptor 4 isoform X3, whose amino-acid sequence MSASAAGQMPVMEKPVSESNTMPKRMALICFLSLVMLMSILGNLLVMVAVCKDRQLRKIKTNYFIVSLAFADLLVSVLVMPFGAIELVHQHWIYGETFCLVRTSLDVLLTTASILHLCCIALDRYYAICCQPLVYRNKMTPMRVTLMIGGCWCIPTFISFLPIMQGWNSIGIDHVIEQRRNMEGSNSTSCVFMVNKPYALTCSVVAFYIPLVLMVLAYQRIYITARAHALQISMLQRAGGASSSAPGTSGLVAAPDSADHQRNHRMRTETKAAKTLCIIMGCFCLCWAPFFVTNVVDPFIDYTVPDKLWAACLWLGYINSMLNPILYAFLNKSFRRAFLIILCCGRKRYRRPSILGTGAACTTTQINGSTHVLNGCSSASKLLLWFCNTRPVPV is encoded by the exons ATGAGCGCCAGCGCTGCAGGCCAGATGCCGGTGATGGAGAAGCCTGTCAGTGAGAG CAACACCATGCCCAAGCGGATGGCTCtcatctgcttcctgtctctggTCATGCTGATGAGCATCCTGGGAAACCTGCTGGTCATGGTGGCCGTCTGCAAGGACCGACAACTCAG GAAAATCAAGACCAACTACTTCATCGTGTCTCTGGCGTTCGCCGACTTGCTGGTGTCGGTGCTGGTGATGCCGTTCGGTGCCATCGAGCTGGTGCACCAGCACTGGATCTACGGCGAGACCTTCTGTCTGGTCCGAACATCTctggacgtcctgctgaccaccGCGTCCATCCTCCACCTGTGCTGCATCGCCCTGGACAG GTACTACGCCATCTGCTGTCAGCCTCTGGTCTACCGCAACAAAATGACGCCGATGAGAGTCACGTTGATGAtcggaggctgctggtgtatTCCCACCTTCATCTCCTTCCTGCCCATAATGCAGGGGTGGAACAGTATCGGCATTGACCACGTG ATCGAGCAGAGACGAAACATGGAAGGCAGCAACTCCACCTCCTGCGTCTTCATGGTCAACAAGCCGTACGCCCTCACCTGCTCAGTGGTGGCCTTCTACATCCCCCTGGTCCTCATGGTGCTGGCCTACCAGAGGATCTACATCACCGCGCGAGCGCACGCCCTTCAAATCAGCATGCTGCAGCGGGCAGGTGGCGCCAGCTCCAGTGCGCCCGGCACCTCTGGACTTGTGGCGGCGCCGGACTCCGCCGACCATCAGAGGAATCATAGGATGAGGACTGAAACCAAAGCGGCAAAGACGCTGTGTATTATTATGGGCTGTTTCTGCCTCTGCTGGGCGCCCTTCTTTGTCACGAACGTGGTGGACCCGTTTATAGACTACACAGTGCCGGACAAGCTGTGGGCCGCCTGCCTCTGGCTCGGCTACATTAACTCCATGCTCAACCCCATCCTTTACGCCTTCCTCAACAAGTCCTTCCGTCGTgccttcctcatcatcctgtgctgtgggaggaaacggTACCGCAGGCCGTCCATACTCGGAACCGGAGCTGCATGTACGACGACGCAGATCAACGGCTCTACACATGTACTCAA CGGCTGCTCCTCTGCCTCCAAGCTGCTGCTCTGGTTCTGCAACACCAGGCCAGTGCCTGTCTAG